In Brassica napus cultivar Da-Ae chromosome C2, Da-Ae, whole genome shotgun sequence, the sequence AAGACTGGTCTGGGCATAATAAAGACCAGTCCCACACGCAGGTATAGTCTCAAAGACTTTCTTATTGCCTTGGGtgattttataaatctgtaGGAATTCTTTACTTCCTTCACCCATTGTTTCGATGTGGAAACCATTCAGTCttatgtctttaaagctcaatagaCTTCTGTTTGAGCTAGGTGAGTACAAAGCATCTTCAATCTCAAGATGTGTACCTTTTGGCAATAAGATATTGGCGTGGCCATAGCCTTCAATTAAGCTAGCCGTGCCAGCTATAGTGGTGATGTTAGCTACCTTATGTGTGAGATGTATGAAAAATCGTTTGTCTctcaaaatggtgtggctggtGCCACTGTCCACCACGATTGTATCCATTCCACTTTTCATTCTTCAAAAACAATAATCATAAAGTTaatgaacaataataaaattttcagagaTGGTATCTTTAATGATCTAATTCTTAGGCAtatgagaaatgaaaaaaaaattattcattcatAAGGATAAAGTTAAATCCAAAGCCAAACACTGATAAACAATCTTAAAGAACACCAAATCCAGgggaaaacaataaaaaaacgaTATGGAATTTTAATTCCTTATTTCAGTATGTCTGAAGTTTCAAACTCCATGTGATCAACTTTGTCTGACTCGTGCTGGTGATCCTGGACGTCTTccaagtcatcatcatcatcaccatcatatCCCGGGTCTCGAACCATGTTAGCTTCCGGGTTTCTTTTTAAGCTCTCCATGTAAAGCTCACACAAATGCTTAGGAGTTCGGCAATTCTTTGCCCAATGATTACCCATACCACATCTGTGGCATCGATCAGCTTTGATCTGTGGTTTAAAAGACACACTACGGCCTCGGCCACGACCACGGCTAAAGCCGGGTGTGGTACCGCGACCACGTCCTCGCCCGTGTGCTTTAAAAGAACCACGACCTCGTCCTTGACTTCTTCCACGGTTTGGACCGGGATGGTCATTGTGTTGGACAAGGTTACTCTCTTTCTTTGGCTCTATAGCCAGCTTAGAGATGTCGGGTAATGGAGCTGTACCaggaggtctcatctcactgtttttcAATAACAGTTCGTTGTTAGCTTCAGCCAACAAGAGACATTCTATCAACTCAGTATATGTGGCGAAATTCCTCTCTCTGTACTGCTGTTGCAATACCATGTTGGTTTGAGGAAACGTGGAGAGAGTTTTATTAAGCATCTCTTCCTCGGTTACTTTTTCACCACATAACCTTAACAAGGACACAATTCTGAACAGGACTGAGTTGTACTCGTCTACTGATTTGTAGTCCAAGAACCTTATGTGTTTCCAATCATATtgagcctttggaagcaacaccgttttctggtggtcATATCTTCGCTGTAAAGCGATCCAAAGGTCATATGGATTTTCCATGGTCATGTACTGAGTTTTCAAGTTCTCTTGGAGATGGTGGCGTAT encodes:
- the LOC106379071 gene encoding uncharacterized protein LOC106379071; this translates as MSKIANLDFSALKSNGDNYLEWALDAKIMLRSKDLGDTITKDNNSSDKDKYRAIYMIRHHLQENLKTQYMTMENPYDLWIALQRRYDHQKTVLLPKAQYDWKHIRFLDYKSVDEYNSVLFRIVSLLRLCGEKVTEEEMLNKTLSTFPQTNMVLQQQYRERNFATYTELIECLLLAEANNELLLKNSEMRPPGTAPLPDISKLAIEPKKESNLVQHNDHPGPNRGRSQGRGRGSFKAHGRGRGRGTTPGFSRGRGRGRSVSFKPQIKADRCHRCGMGNHWAKNCRTPKHLCELYMESLKRNPEANMVRDPGYDGDDDDDLEDVQDHQHESDKVDHMEFETSDILK